In Oncorhynchus kisutch isolate 150728-3 linkage group LG5, Okis_V2, whole genome shotgun sequence, a genomic segment contains:
- the LOC109890211 gene encoding transcription factor HES-5-like, whose protein sequence is MAPTYTRDSDNTMLSTKDKHKLRKPVVEKMRRDRINTCIEQLKTLLEREFHKQDPNAKLEKADILELTVGFLKQQLQPQRPVLQRAHSEGYSQCWRETLHFLSSSSMKDMMLHNLQRAEQDICLSSPLSSQHQNHSQGPVKQAITGHKSVWRPW, encoded by the exons ATGGCTCCTACCTACACCAGAGACTCTGACAACACCATGCTCTCTACTAAAGACAAACATAAA CTAAGGAAACCAGTTGTGGAGAAGATGCGTAGAGACCGCATCAACACCTGCATAGAGCAGCTCAAGACCCTGCTGGAGAGGGAGTTCCACAAACAGGATCCCAATGCCAAGCTAGAGAAGGCTGACATCCTGGAGTTGACGGTGGGGTTCCTGAAGCAGCAGCTGCAGCCTCAGCGCCCAGTCCTTCAGAGGGCCCACAGTGAGGGCTACTCCCAGTGCTGGAGGGAGACACTGCACTTCCTGTCTTCCAGCTCCATGAAGGACATGATGCTCCATAACCTCCAGAGAGCTGAACAGgacatctgtctctcctctccactctcctcccaaCACCAAAACCACAGCCAGGGCCCAGTGAAGCAGGCCATCACAGGCCACAAATCAGTCTGGAGGCCTTGGTAG